The DNA sequence ATTAGCTGATGATTAATAGTGTTTGGCAACCACTGTGATGAAAAGCCCCTGGAAGACTGTGTTATATGATTGTGTTCACAGTCAGTAGATTCACTTATTATTAAAAGTTGCTTACATAGTTTAATCTAGCTTATAAAATTATCATTTTAATCAAAGTCATATCATCAGTAAAAAATAAGAGGAAAATCACAGTAAAGCAGCGTATACTTACAGTTTGAAAAGATATCATAAGCACTGTCCAAGTACTTGGTTGGGTATACTGCAAAAATACCCAaccagaataaaaatataataaaaaataataagtgTACTTTATCCAAATTAGGTTCTGTGTGCACATGCTTTgtgaaaatggcaaacaataaatgaaaacataatattaaataaaactaatagcAAAGTCCAGGCCATAGTTGTATGACTTATAGTATTGTATGTTTTATTACTATTTtctgaaaatgtattaaaactgTACAAGATAAAACCTTAAAACAACAATCTAGGTCATGATTTGTGTTGAGCTAGAATTCTTCACAGCATTCATCATAGCTGTATTACACTATCTCCTGTGTCTGTAGCTCACAGGCCCAGATGAATTGCCTGAATATCTGTTAAGAAGGCAGGCACACTGTGATTTGAAATACCTCAAATCTTCATgactggatttttttatttttacgaaagctgcaaaacaaaaacatcaaagagTGCATACGTCTGTGTTGTCTGTGATCAGTTTATTCCAGATCAGGCCTTTGAAATGTTTGTGTCAAAGTGAGTGTTCTTTCCTTTGCCACTACTCAGCCGGATGAGATAAGACTCTACAGATATCTTAAAATGAGCTTTTCTTCCCCCACCCCATCCTTCAATTTCCTCTATCTGCGCAGATATAAACTATTGACAGGTTTTGAACCtctagaattacattttcagATTCAAAGGGTGGTAGATCCACACATAATATGAACATCAGCAAATAGGCACAAAAGCACCCAACACCAATAACCCGCTGCTGTTTTATAATCCCTACAGCTTTGTCAGATTTGAAGAGAGAGGTCAGACTTCTGTCCcaccttttttcctgtttctgtaaaagaaatactcgtacatttcaaagctgtttccacaccagctgtgtgtgtgtgtgtgtgtgtgtgtgtgtgtgtgtgtgtgtgtgtgtgtgtgtggtcgtgAGAAATGATATGATGGTGATCCAGACTGTGCACGGTAAGAACATTCCCCATTAAAGTATAAGACTGTATTATAGAATTGCTAGTATTAAGATCTTCAGAGTGTACATCCACGTTTACTTCCAGCAGCTTCCCCGTTAATTTATAGTATGTTTACTGTAATTTACATGTAAAGTTTGTTACTGTAAAATTTATAACATGGTGCTGTGATGCTGTGATGTGATgaagctttgcatttttaaattggTGCTACTGTATTCTCAAAAGAGTTTATTAAGCTATGTAAACTATAAATGCACcttctattctttttttctttatttatgaaaaaaaaatccaatgcTTTGATTATGGAGAACTGGTGTAATCAAAATTTTACCAGCCGTCCTcaaggcaaacacacacaaacactggaaaCATTACAACAACAAAGGCTGAAAACAgactaactgaaaaaaaaagcagaataacAACAACTTATTAATTAATGATTCGAACTTAAAGATTTTGTGCTTGTCATGAGAAAATACTGAGGTCACAGTAAAAATGTACAGTAATCGGCGGTTAACATTATCCCCAAAGACATCAGCATTTACACAATTTATTTTTGCACCAATGTTTTGCTGTGTGTCCTACTATTAATCTCTTGATTGTGGTGTGTGAGTCCTAAATTGTGCGTATTATTATTATAGTCTCAGAACTGTACATTTGAATAATAGAGTCCTTTATGCTCCCATGTGTGCTTCTGCATCATTAATATCCACctggtaaaaatacaaaaaagctaCCACGGCATTTACCCAGGGATTAAATATACAGTTACAGTAAGGTAAGAGTGGTGCATCGTGTATAGCACAGTAAGTGAAATGGTGTTAGCCGGTATTTGCTGTAACCACTCTATTCTGTCtttttccctgtttgtgaaaGACTAACACAAACAGCAGGGGTCATAAAATAGCACTTTGTCACCACTCTCAGAGCATAATCATTGCCCAGTAATGATTTCCATTGTAAATTCACTATCGTTTCCTCACCATACCTATGTCACTATTATAGTAGTCCATATTTGCAGGGACTTCTGTGACCTACCTTCAGTCTTTCTTTGCATGTTAATGATCCGTATCTGAACTTCTAGACCTTTTCAATGTGAATTAGCAAACTCCAATCAGGATCTGATTCTTAAGTATACATCCAGCTGAAAGGTCGCTGGTGCTGTGCGAGTCACCTCCAGTCACTTAATTTCCATGACGACAGAGCCAGCTGATGCCCATGATCCATCAGCATATCTGTTGCACAGAAGAACTCAAAGGTATTAGCCCTCAGGTTCATTTGACCTCTGAACACAGAGAGCATTGGCACTTCTACGGGATTATTTGGTCATATATGATAACCACAAGCTCCTGAATATTAAATAGAAAGGCCCACAGCTTGGAAACATttagcactttaaaaatgtcAACACAAAAATAGCATTTAAATATACATTATTATTGAGATATATACTATACTTGTTATTGAGAGGAATCCGGGAACCAACTCTCAAGACCTTATTATTGCAGTATTCCAGATTTACATTCATTCCAGATTTACATTTATAAACATATAGAAAATTACCACATACACTGTTAAAATCATACcaattaaaaagagaaaggaaaattTACATGGGAGAATAGATCATCATTTCAATATTTCAGGTTACAGTACAACCACAGTCCCTTGACCTAAAGAGGAAAACTTCTCATaattaaaagataaaacatCCTAAACATTATATTTGTACTTGAACAGATTTTTTTCCAATACTATCTTAAAACAATACTATCAATGTCCATATGTATGTTAAAAGCATTATTGTAACTGTTCCTTCTGTTTATAGAGGCCACTGGATTTTGTCCACCATCACTTATTCCTTCAAAAGTGGCCTACTTTTCCCCAGCACGGACAGAAACATATTGATTAAGATACAATGttttgcaaaaacaaagaacagctACAGTGACTGCATATTAGCTCTGCAGTACACAACTTCTGCTCATCATTGTTTAAGCATGCTCCTCTGGTATTTGTCCAGGTATTTTATTTACTTGGTCCACAGTATGGTTAGTGGATGGTTGGGGACTGGAGTTGGCACAGTTGGATCGAGTTTCAGCTGTACTAGTGGTTCTTTGGATGAACTGCAGGAAGTTTTCCTGAAACGAACCCTCTTGGCTTGATGCCCCAAACTCCACAGGCTGTGTAAGGCAGCAACGTCTAAACTTTACCAGCTCCTCTCTGATCTGTCTGTTCAACAGGCCATAGAAGAATGGGTTGACAGCAAAAGAGGAGTAGGCCAGCCAGGTGACAGCTTCCTCCAAGTCCCCAGGGCTCTGCATGGAACCAGTCAGAGACATCTGCAGGTGGAAGATGAAGTAGGGCAACCAACAAACCAGGAACTGGCCTACGATGAATACCAAAGTCAGTGCAGCTTTGCCTCCACTGAATGCCCTCTCTGGAGAAAGTCTTTGTGGCAGAGTACGGGTGGTAGTGATCATGGTAGTCTGGCTGTTGATGGAGTCAGAGCGATCCTTGGCAGggcttgcatttgcccatgttgTTACTGCAGGGGCTTGCTGCAGTGCTGCAGAACGAGCCACCTTGTACACAGCACAGTAAACAGCAAAGATGACCACTGCTGGAGCCAGGAAACAAACCACACTGAAGAGCACTGCAAATACTCCTCTTAGGCGACTGTGGCTCGCGTGAAGAGAGCAGTGAGCTGCTGCAATCGAGCTCTGAGGTCCGTAAGGTGGCCATCCAAACAGTGTGACAGTAGCCAAGAGAACTGACTTAACCCAGATTAGTAACATGACACCAATAGCAAGATTGATGGTCATCTTGACTTCATAACGCATTGGGTGTACAATATAGAAATAACGTTCTACACTGATGGCTGTGATGGTGAGAATGGACAGACAAATGAGGAAAACGTTAAGAAAGATGTAAACCTGACACTCCAGAACAGTGAACACAACAGTTCCAAAGAACGGCGAGCTGGATATGATCCCCAAAGGCATCAGGAGGATGGCACACAACAAGTCAACTGCACACAGGTGGCACACAAAGGCAAACCTCTTAAGGTGAGGCGCACGAGCAATCGCCACCATCACACCAGTGTTGGCCAACAAAGCAATGAGGTTGAGGGTAACCATGCAGAACAAACCGAAAAGATCTTTGATCTGTGACTGAGAGCTTGTGACAACACCCACATCAGCAGGAACGGTAGGATTGGGTTCCCACTGGgcggttgtaagattcagaacAGAATGATTTGCCACAGTGGCTAACATGGACCTGGTCTTGTCAGCCATTATTAAATCGCAGCTTCCTCCATTTTTAACTCAGATTTCTTCATATGTGGATCTGTGTtgaaaggaaatgaaaaattctcataaaacatctataaacattttaaagtagtaTAGACTTTACAAGCGTATTTATGTATCTATTAAAAAGGTatgctttttatttctgtgtatgTGATCGCCTCTGTCCATAGAATTTCatgcaattttattttatatgaatTAATTGAGAAATATACAGCAATTAAATTTCCACGGTCATTTTAATTTCTCACTGTGACTTGTTAAAAGGTCATAAGAGTAATAGCAGCTAGTGTAAACATGGGTAAACATTGATGGGTAAACTTTGAAACGTTTAGAGTAAAAACAATGGTTATACAACATTCAGTCAGCATACTAAACTGCTGTTAAATTAAAGAGTTGTGAGGAGagttgtttctctttaaaaagtCTAATCCTTTAACAGCCAGTACTCTAAGTGGTTTTACAGACTGACTGATTTAGATCTAACTGCAATCTGATAAACCTTTGTTCACACggcattttgttttcatcagGAAGGAATTATTGACTCCTTTTGTTGTATTTGCAATGTCAGGATCGATTACGAGGAGATGATGTGATGTAGAAGTTATTATAATCACAACTGTGACGGAACAAAATTTGGTAGATTTGGTAGACACACTAATAAAAGTAACTGAAATTATAAACCCATTGTTATGGTAAAATGTAGACAAGTTACTAACTTTAGGCCTGCTGTAGGAACACAAGATTGCAGTGGTACACTTTCAAAAATTTCTGTGCCTTCATACGTTATTGTGgggaaaatatatttattgactctatttttttgtatgcttaataaagaaacaaatagaGCACTGAAAATGAGATCAAACTGAAATAACTTACCCATGACCCACTCTGTTTCTACACCATAGTTAAATCTGAATAGGTTAACCAAGTGTCAGCGCTAACACCACTATAGCTTAAATTCCACATATTGTTTATGCAGTCCcagcttttttgttgttcttgttaaTTCCACATGAAAAGTTTTTAGAAGAGAGTTTCAGAGCTGCTAGGCAGGTATATTCCCAATTCCATGACggttttccatttttaaatgaTGCTTCTTCTCTTCCCTCTCCCTTCCTCTAGTAACACCCCAATTGCTGTTTGATGCTGTGTATGGCGGTGACTGTCACACATTGTATTGTGTGATTGTGTGAgtgatgtgttttttgttttttcaagcgGACACACACTCCTCTGTCTTCCTCCAGAGCCCAGTCTCTCCTGGGTCCTAACAGCCACCAGTTCAaagatttatttctgtttttaatgtagCTTACGTTGGCACTgcaactgttttctttttacatctatttgactttaaatatttttaatttactgGATCTTAGGTCATCTACTCCAAAAACAATTCATACATCTTAAACTATATGTTTCATTGAGCTGGATTATAGTATACCTGTAGAGAACATCACTCACATAATACGAACTTTCCtaaacattaataaataaatgataagcAGTGTTTGCAGCAAGCAAAATGTGAGTAGTATCTTGCAAAATGAGTCCTTTAAACCCTTTGCAATAACAAATAcagtgcttaaaaaaataattaaaccacctattataaaaaagaaaccacaaatacatacacaaaaaaaaacatgtttgaaactaaaaaaaaatattttaaaaattacatttttaagctgACACACCGGACCTCTCTGAGAATTAATCAAGGATAACATTCAACCACTAAAACTATTTTTTCTTGTCACAAATCTAAGTAAGTAACTGTAATCTGGGATCTTAATCTTCACCAATATGCTCTACTACATTTTCCACTTTTCTgtaaaattatacatttttggATAAATTCACAGATAATAACAATAACTTTactttagcattaaaaatattagtCCGATGAAAAGGTCTGCAGATACTGGTGGAATAATCGTTACATTGGGTGGTGgactaataaatttgttaagcactcTACATAACACATAAACAGAGCATTATATGAGAAACATTATCAATTCGAAAGACAAGATATCCAAACAACCAGTAAACATTTTAGAtgatttattctttatttatggATTACTTGTTTACAATCAGTCAGCTTTGCTTCCACTGAATGTGTAGTGCATTACCATTATGGCATCATTATAACTAATTGCCTTCATAATAAGAGATGTTGCAGTGGCACTTCAGTATATTCTATATTCAAGTAATGTCATAGTGCATTactacaaacattttttttaatctaaaatggAGTTTCTCATTAATGACACCATGTGGTTGTATTTGGAATAAACCAAGAAGGCATAGTGGGACTGGCTTACAAAGCAGAAAACTCCTTGAAACATTCTTACATTTGTAACAGTTCTTCAATGTTACCTAAAATTTGCATTTTACAGTTTCATAAATATGTCTTTGTATAGGTACCATTTATGCCTCTTTCCCACACCAGTTAATCTTTATTTATCACTACTCAAAATGCATATATAAGTGCACATTCAAGACCCTTTCTTTCTGAAGCACAGGACTGTGTCCTTCGTTGTCACTTAGACTAAATGATGCGTATGCAAATATGTAAACCCTATAGAAACAGAACTGAGATGCCAAACAGAACATGAGGTTCAATATGTAATTCAATGGTTCTCAAACTGGCGGGCTCCACCTCATTAGCTGTAAGAAGTCATCCACTGCTTCTCAACAACTAAAAAGTtgaactttacttttttttcttaaaaaagaaaaaacaaaatcacatgaATTGAAATCAGTTTTCACTTTACATTTTTCACACTGTAGTCCAGCCCtccagtttgagaaccactaattcaattcaaaaacaaaaatgtgcaaAGATCACCATGCTCTTCAttgtaaattatttttacattttttaaagtatatataaaaacttgcaaactacacaaacatAAGCGTAAGGCACAGAAAAGTGCATCTAAAATGAACAGATCCACATTCACTGCATTAGACCATAGCCTTATCAGAAGGACTGTAGGAAGTCCATcaacaagaaacaaacaaaaggacCTTCATTTTTCTTTGGTTAGAATTAGCCAAACATGTTTAGCTCCAGCAGGTAGCGAAGGCGGCACTGACTCTCTTTATAGATGAGATATTCACTGTTGCCGAAGTGGCTATCAGAAAACTGGGGTTGCTTTATTGGCTTACCCTGAGGCACAGCAACCTTCTTACCCTCCAGGGTGATGAAGATGTCGTTGGACGGATCTGAGATCAAATAATCACAAAGTGATATAATAAAATAGACAGGAGGTGGCATTCATATTGCACTTTTCCAGACTAATTGATCATTCAAAGTGCACTACAGGCCACAAGGTGCTTACATGAACACCTGCAGCCTATTTAGAGTCACCATTtcacctaacatgcatgtctttgggctgGAGGTAAGGCAGCGAGCACAGGGAGATCACGCAAGCTCCACACAAAAAAGCTACTGCCACTCtgattttcaaatgtttatatttttattcatttgggGGAAACTGACATAATCTGATAACATGAATAGCAAGTTTCTTTTAATGAATTTGTCATGAGTTACCAGTGGATATTAAACTTCCAAACTGCCAAACAATTTCAAGGACAAAAGGCACGCAGATCTCTCAACATGCTGATAGTTTACTTTGTGACATTGTATATTACTTTATAAAAGGTATTATTTTACTGTATAAAACTTAAAAAGTACTGCACCTGGTTCGACAATGCCTCGTGCCACCACACTATCATACCCGGCCGGAGGCTTCCTCAAGGAAGAATTGTCTCTGGTAATGGTATGCTCTTCGCCAAGGGCGACCTCACTGAGAAACATCACTCCTGTATTTTTGGAAGGGCGCACTGAAAATGGACAGAAAGTGAAAAGTACAATGTTATGACTCCAATAAAGACCCAAAATTGTCTTGTTTCTTGCTTCTAGCCTTACCGTAACATGCAGACTTGCTGTTTTCAGAGGCAAAATAGATACCACAACCGACACGGCCTCCCGAATGGGGCATTATCCTCAGACCACTCTTCAGGATAGCTGCAACCACTGCTATGTTTGTACCATGCCACAGCAGACGCCGATTCTCCAGATTATCGTTGTCATTAAAGCGCTGCCCCTGCAATGCGGAACATGTGCTTTCGGTCAGAGGACACCCGTTTTCTGTGTTTGACTTAATAAAACTGGCTGTAGTGCCTACCTCTGTCTCTCGATCGACTTCCCAAACATTGAGAATTTTTGGTTTGGAATAGCCACCTGAAGTCGCTTTCAGGTAATTTTCTATGATCTTCAAATGCGAAAACACAAAGAAGGAAATAACACCACTGCTACTATTGCATAAAACACAACATAAATAGCAGATCTGAGATAAGTAGCAGTCCAAAACCTTTGTATTTATAAGATTTAGTCACATAAGAAACAGTACCTTGAACATTTCTGTGTTCTTTTCCATCAGAGTCAGCTTGCATTTGAGAGAATTGTAGTCTTGGTCTATAGGGTGAGGAACCGTCTGTATCATCTCTTCTTGAGCTTTCTCCGTCTCTGACTTCAGAGTCTGGGCAAGCTCAATGTCAGCCAGCACCTGTAAAAACCACGCAACAGGGAACAGACTTTAGGAATGAGAACACAGCACAGCGAGAAAAAGCTTCTTCTAATTTATGAACCAGAAAATCTTACCAAGAGcatctcttttttcttctccacaatctctTTGTCATTAATAGTAGGCGGTCTGTTCCTGCCAAAGTTATGTGGGATTGTGGTGTAGAATTTTGAGGAAAGCTCTTCTAGATGTCCTTTTCCACTTTTTTGATTCATAGCAGCTTCAATCTCCTCCAAAACCTCAAAGCCTTTTGCAATCTGGACCTTGCTGAGCTTGCCCAAAGGCATCTTTTTGATGTCTGCGTAATAaccacatacaaaaaaaaaaaaaacacaattctcAAGCAGATCATTGcatgttttcatcatttttgtaCCCAGGATTGCACTAAAAACACTTGTCAGAAAGTGTTTTTAGTGCAATTTAAAAGGTTTccaaatgagaaacaaaaatgtaaGGTTAGTTTTTTTTCAGATGATTAGCGTGCTCATAGAGGAAACTACACAATTGATCCTTCTTTCGACTTTGATTTCAGGGTTTAGAAAAGTATAGTCAAAACAGGACACTCTCGTAAACCACACAATCTTTCAGACCAAATCAGATAGTTACTATTAAGTCTTCACAGGAAACAAGTTATGGAGGTGTAGTGGGTTAAGCATAATAATGTGTGAAGCCAGAAGCCAGCATTCACTTATTTTTAGAGCTATGAAACACATGCAGATGCACAAAGAGGACAAAGGTACAGAGAGAAGCCTATCGAGTTTTAAGCCTGGGATTGCTTTTACTGTTTTATCTCCTCATTTTTGCCTTTTCTAGCTTTCTGCCAACTGCAGCTAGCAAAGCCCAGAACATTGATCATATATGTCCAAAATGCTGAGATGAGGAAAGATATGCAGATGTAGACTTTACCCTTTGTTTGTTACAATGTTTAATCATTTACATCGCATTCTTTATTGTTTCCTACAGTTCTTAGAAATACAAGTTAGGCTTAATACACAGGAGTATTTTTAAAGTCTGCACCCACTTCAGCTTCACAGGTACATTACACAACtggtattttaaatacaaagagTGTTTGCAGACTGGATCTGTCGTGTGAAAACTTTTACAAGTGAGACACACCCACCTAGGTTCATACATTCCATCGCCTCCTTGAACATGTCATTGCTGAAAATGAGCTTAATGAGGCTCTGTGTAGCTTCATCAAGGGTACAAGGTAGGGCGTTCTTTGCAAC is a window from the Pelmatolapia mariae isolate MD_Pm_ZW linkage group LG5, Pm_UMD_F_2, whole genome shotgun sequence genome containing:
- the parp3 gene encoding protein mono-ADP-ribosyltransferase PARP3, with the protein product MAPKRRAASAAKAGGKKVKQEPETPKAKDAFTSAKEALLAAGPQVKSNKKVDEHCSLSSCGEVYEDYDCMLNQTNIGHNNNKFYVIQVVKANNKYYSWNRWGRVGEVGQSKLSSPFDKAENAVKDFEKKFKDKTKNNWSDRMNFVSHPGKYTLIEVDGEQDAEIKVDCVDGKPAQVAKNALPCTLDEATQSLIKLIFSNDMFKEAMECMNLDIKKMPLGKLSKVQIAKGFEVLEEIEAAMNQKSGKGHLEELSSKFYTTIPHNFGRNRPPTINDKEIVEKKKEMLLVLADIELAQTLKSETEKAQEEMIQTVPHPIDQDYNSLKCKLTLMEKNTEMFKIIENYLKATSGGYSKPKILNVWEVDRETEGQRFNDNDNLENRRLLWHGTNIAVVAAILKSGLRIMPHSGGRVGCGIYFASENSKSACYVRPSKNTGVMFLSEVALGEEHTITRDNSSLRKPPAGYDSVVARGIVEPDPSNDIFITLEGKKVAVPQGKPIKQPQFSDSHFGNSEYLIYKESQCRLRYLLELNMFG
- the gpr61l gene encoding probable G-protein coupled receptor, translating into MADKTRSMLATVANHSVLNLTTAQWEPNPTVPADVGVVTSSQSQIKDLFGLFCMVTLNLIALLANTGVMVAIARAPHLKRFAFVCHLCAVDLLCAILLMPLGIISSSPFFGTVVFTVLECQVYIFLNVFLICLSILTITAISVERYFYIVHPMRYEVKMTINLAIGVMLLIWVKSVLLATVTLFGWPPYGPQSSIAAAHCSLHASHSRLRGVFAVLFSVVCFLAPAVVIFAVYCAVYKVARSAALQQAPAVTTWANASPAKDRSDSINSQTTMITTTRTLPQRLSPERAFSGGKAALTLVFIVGQFLVCWLPYFIFHLQMSLTGSMQSPGDLEEAVTWLAYSSFAVNPFFYGLLNRQIREELVKFRRCCLTQPVEFGASSQEGSFQENFLQFIQRTTSTAETRSNCANSSPQPSTNHTVDQVNKIPGQIPEEHA